The following nucleotide sequence is from Ferruginibacter lapsinanis.
AATATATATATCCCACCGGATTCTGTAAATGTAATATTTGCATTGGGTACTACCAAGACATTACTGCTCGTAAGAGATACAGAAGTAAATGTGCCTGTTATCGTGAAATAAATACCAAAAACTGAGGCAGGATCTGTAGGGTCATTTAACACCCCACTGACATAAGATGTTTTTCCACTTCCCGAAATTATATTCAGATAAGGTTTTGTAGTACCTGGATAGACCGGCTGTATTGCATTAGCAGATAAAGTTGGTGCAGCAGAGAAAGCGCAAACGCTTATCAACAGAAAAGAAAAAAATAAACAAGTAAACTTTGTCACTTTATCTATAGTGTTTTCAAAAAATTAATTGATTTAAACTGCCGAATTACCCTCTTACTAAAGTACCTACTCTTTCACCTGTTACTACACGCATTAAATTCCCTGGTTTATTCATATCGAATACGATGATAGGTAATTCATTTTCCATGCAAAGTGTAAATGCGGTCATATCCATCACTTTCAGATTTTTGCTGATGCAATCTGCAAAAGATATGTTTCCGAATTTTGTAGCAGCAGGATCTTTTTCAGGATCTGCAGTGTAAATACCATCTACTCTGGTTCCTTTTAAAATAACATCGGCTTTTATTTCAATGGCTCTTAATGAACCAGCTGTATCTGTTGTGAAATAAGGATTCCCTGTACCAGCTCCAAAAATAACCACTCTGCCTTTTTCCAAATGCCTCATAGCTCTTCTTCTGATATATGGCTCAGCAATTTGTTCCATTTTTATAGCACTTTGTAAACGAGTGTAAACCCCGGCTTTTTCTAATCCGCTTTGTAAAGCCATACCATTAATTACGGTAGCCAGCATACCCATATAATCTCCCTGAGCTCTTTCAATTCCGGTTTCAGCCTCATTCATTCCTCTGTAAATATTACCGCCGCCGATCACAATTGCCACCTGTACTCCTAAGTCTGTTATAGATCTGATATCCTTTGCATATTGAGCTATCACATCACTGTCAAGACCAAAATTTTTATTACCCATTAAAGATTCGCCTGATAATTTGAGTAGGATTCGTTTGTATTTAGGAAGCATGGGATAATTAAGAATTAAAAATTAAGAATTAAAAATTTCATTGCGAAGATATAGCTTTTAGATGGCTTGAATAATTTTGACTACAAAAAAGCAGTTTACATACATAAATGCAAATGACATTTCTGTAAAATGCATTTCTTTTAGTTATAAAGCGAAAAGTTGAATAATCTTTAGCACTTGCAACCTATTCACATCCAAAATAAAATACCCTCTCACGGGTATTTTACTTAAGAAATCCTGGATGTATTTTAGATAAATTAATTATCATAAAAACTTATTGTATGAGCAATGTTTCTAAATGGATGAGTTGGGAAGGTGGTGTTGACCTGGTAGCTGTAACCAGCCCCGATCTGCAAATGCCAAATGTAATTGTACACCTGGGCCGCATGGTAAATACACCTGTAGGCAATGCCGCCAGCGGAATGATCCTTTGGCAACCAGATCCTAATGCTATGCCTGCTGTAATGGGTTTTGTTAGTACTAACCCGGCTGTTGGTGCATATTTCGGACCAAATATTTTTGCAGGAACTCCTTTTGAACAAGCTCCGGTACTGAATGCACAAATTGACATTAAAACTGATGGAAAATCAGCACACTCAAAATGTGTAGTGGGTGGCTTCACTTTTGAGGTTGAGATGACTGATCTTTCTGCTCCATATTTAATTAATCGTGAGCCTTCGGCAATGCCGCCGTTTTATCAGCAAGGTGTTGAAATGAGTTGCGGTAAAACTGTATTAAAAGTTAACGGAGAAGTTATCAATATCATTATCCCTCCCGTTGGTATCACCGGCGGACCAGCAAGTGTGGTTTCACCCAACGGAGTATATGCAAGATAAAATTGTTTAACATTAATAAAAGGAGCAATTGAAATATTGCTCCTTCCTTACAATGAAACGTTTTTTTACGATCTGCTTTTTTATTCTCTCTTCTCTTTTTTGTACTGCACAATTAAATGCCGAACAAAAAAACATACAACAGCTCTTTTTCAGCTTTCTTAAATTTTATCAGAAGAATGAAAAAAAATTCAATTCATTTGAATTATACAAGGGAAAGGGTAAAGAAAACGGGCCTCCATATAAAATACAATGGAAAGAAGCTGAAAGATATTTCGCTTATCTGCGAAAATATGTGCCGTATGTTGGCGAAGCTTATATCAAAGCAGAAAGAGAGCACTTCAAAAATGCAGAAAAAAATTTTAAAGAATATCCCGAAGAAGAAATTGTTATGGGATTTGATTATGATAGATGGGCGGGAGGACAGGAAAGTATTTCGTACACCTATAAATGGTATACATCTCCACAAAACAAATATATTGTAACGATCTCCGGCGATAAAGCATTTTTAAAAATCGGCGGAGAGCTTTGGGAAGGTGCAACAGAAAATGACAGGGCGTGGAGCATCGTACCTTTTGTAAAAGAAAAGGGGAAATGGAAAATGGCAGACAATGTTTACCCTGCAGACATAGAAGAAATCGAAAAAATAAAATAATACCATTTTATGAAATATTTTTTGATATGTGGTTTCATTTTATTTTCAGCTTGCAAACTAACAACTTACGAAAAATTGGAAAAAGAATTAAAAAACCATGTTCAACCAAAAGACAGTATTATCAACGAACTTAAAATCGGCGAAACTATCTCATTAGAAGAAAGTGAAAGACAAGGTGTAAATAATAGGTTTAGAGAATTTGATTATTGGAGTGAAATAGATGAAAAAAACTTTGAATTTACAGAGAGTAAAGCATTCAGTGATCCAGATGAGGCCGGAGGAATGTCATACACATTACACATATATAAAGCCAAACAAAAGGGATATACAGAGATAAGATTTTTTAAAAGAAAAAATCATTTAATGAGTGGAATGACTGACACAACAAAAAAAGATACCGCTACAATTTTATATAATACTTACAGGTTCAACATCAAGTAGCAAAAAAACACACTAAAGTGACAAAGATAATTTTACCTGCTTGTATATTATTATGTTTTTAAATTACTACTATTTCTCTTTTTTAAATATCAATTACAAATTGATTTATGATGTAAATACCGGCTGTAGTACTTATAGTTTTCTGCGAAAATTAAATCATTAGGTTTCATTAATTAAAAAAATTAAAAGGCCGCTCATTTTGAGCGGCCTTTTAATTTTATCGTAAGAATAATTTATCCTAACGCAACTCTTTTAAATTCGATAACTTTTAAATCTGCATCGATAGATTTTAGAAAATCTGATACTGATTTTGCATTATCTTTTACAAAAGGTTGAGCTAACAAAGTATTTTCTTTTAAGAATTTATTTACTTTACCGATAGCAATTTTTTCTGCCATCTCAGCTGGTTTCCCTTCTGCTTTTATTTGTTCGATAGCGATATCTTTTTCTCTTGCTATAGTTTCAGGAGCAATAGATGATTCATCAACTGCTAATGGATTCATTGCCGCAATTTGCATAGCAACATCTTTTCCTGCTTCGGCAGCTGGTTTATTAAATCCTACTAAAACACCCATGCGGTTAGCACCATGTATATAACTAGCTACAAATTCTGCATCAATTCTTTCGAATCTTGAGATAGCAATTTTTTCGCCAATTGCAGCTAATTTATCATTGATCAGATCA
It contains:
- the tsf gene encoding translation elongation factor Ts, producing MSATITAADINKLRQTTGAGMLDCRKALTESNGDFEAAIDWLRKQGQKVAAKRSDREAKEGVVLANTTADNKAGIVLCISCETDFVSKNAEFVAFAQGIADAAIANNVKTAEELNEVSVNGAKVADLINDKLAAIGEKIAISRFERIDAEFVASYIHGANRMGVLVGFNKPAAEAGKDVAMQIAAMNPLAVDESSIAPETIAREKDIAIEQIKAEGKPAEMAEKIAIGKVNKFLKENTLLAQPFVKDNAKSVSDFLKSIDADLKVIEFKRVALG
- the pyrH gene encoding UMP kinase produces the protein MLPKYKRILLKLSGESLMGNKNFGLDSDVIAQYAKDIRSITDLGVQVAIVIGGGNIYRGMNEAETGIERAQGDYMGMLATVINGMALQSGLEKAGVYTRLQSAIKMEQIAEPYIRRRAMRHLEKGRVVIFGAGTGNPYFTTDTAGSLRAIEIKADVILKGTRVDGIYTADPEKDPAATKFGNISFADCISKNLKVMDMTAFTLCMENELPIIVFDMNKPGNLMRVVTGERVGTLVRG